In Malus sylvestris chromosome 15, drMalSylv7.2, whole genome shotgun sequence, a single genomic region encodes these proteins:
- the LOC126602057 gene encoding uncharacterized protein LOC126602057 codes for MFQAIDCSILETILKKDIAKDIWDSLKQKYQGTTRVKRAQLQALRKEFEVLHMKEGESVNDYFGRTFTTANKMRIHGEKMEDVVIIEKILRSMTSKYDYVVCSIEESNDLDILSIDELQSSLLVHEQWISRHIVEEQALQITHGPQQGGRNGGKSSYRGRGRGRGRFDKSTLMLQLS; via the coding sequence ATGTTCCAAGCCATTGATTGCTCCATTCTGGAGACCATACTGAAAAAGGATATAGCGAAGGATATTTGGGATTCCTTGAAGCAGAAGTATCAAGGGACAACACGAGTCAAGCGTGCTCAACTTCAAGCTCTTCGCAAAGAGTTTGAAGTGCTGCACATGAAAGAAGGGGAATCGGTGAATGACTACTTTGGGAGAACTTTCACCACAGCCAATAAGATGAGAATTCATGGCGAAAAGATGGAAGATGTGGTGATTATTGAGAAGATCCTGCGATCCATGACTTCCAAGTACGACTATGTGGTATGTTCGATCGAGGAATCAAATGATTTGGATATCCTATCCATAGATGAGCTTCAAAGTAGTCTTTTGGTGCATGAACAATGGATCAGCCGCCACATTGTGGAAGAACAAGCCCTTCAGATCACTCACGGCCCtcagcaaggaggaagaaatggtgGAAAAAGTTCGTACcgaggaagagggagaggaagGGGTAGGTTTGATAAATCTACCCTAATGTTACAATTGTCATGA